The Neosynechococcus sphagnicola sy1 region GGCGGATTTTTACCTCACAGACTACAAAGTCCGGATTCTCGATGGGGCGGCGGGGACTGCTGCTAAAACCCGCGTCCTGATTGAGTCCAGTGATGGGCAGCAGCGCTGGACAACCGTTGGAGTTTCTCAAAATATTCTTGAAGCCTCCTATCAGGCTGTTGTCGAAGGTCTGGAATACGGGTTGCTGCTGCAAAAGTTCCCCCACCCACTGGAGGCAGCGGTACTGATTCCTCCCCTCCATCAAGAAGTCTGAACACTTCGATTTTCCCAAGTAATTGATCATGGGGTTCTGTGGGTGATCAAATCCCGAATCTCCAGAGCAGTTGCAGGGGCAAGTAAGATTCCATTGCGGTAATGGCCAGTTGCCACCAGGATATTGGCATAGCCAGGCAGGGGTTCAATCATCGGAGCTGGTCGCCCCACCGGGCGGGGACGAAGACCTGACCAAGTTTTGAGAATCGTTGCTGAGGCCAGTTCCGGACAAAAGGCGATCGCCCTAGACAGCATCCCATTTAAGGCATTGGGATCAGGCGTAGCCACAGCTTCATCCTGGGGAAATTCCACCGTTGCCCCGACCCAGCACTCCTGAGGACTCAGGGGCACAAGATGCACATCATCAGTGGTGATCACGGGCTGGGGAGTCGGCCACGCCGAGGCTAATCGCAGGTGCATTGCCTGACCTAAAACGGGTTGCAAGGGGAGCGATCGCCCCAGGCTGGCCGCTAACTGGGTAGATCCCAACCCTGCACTCAGGACTAACCAATCTGCTGCCAACGGGGTTGGGGTGTTACACCCCGCTTCCCCCACCTCTACCTTGAGGGTTGCAGCTTTAGTAGGAGTCGCTTCCACCCCTAGAACTCTAACGCCAAACTCAAATCGTACCCCCCGTTTTTGGGCACTGGCGACGAGTGCCTGGGTTAAAGCTACGGGATCAACCTGCCGATCTTGGGGGGAGTAGAGGGCCGCTGTCCAATGAGACCGATCCAGTTGGGAGTATTGGGCATGAACTTGTTCAGGCTCTAGGAGTTCGAGCTGCCAACCCTGGGCCGCCCGAGCAGCGATTAGGTGCTGCCACTGGACACGTTCCCTGTCACTTTCACAGCGTTTCAAAATTCCCTGCCGATTATAGGGAATCCGCAAACCTGTGTCAGCTTCTAGTTCTGGAATCAGCGTCTCATACCGTTGCAAGCTCAACAGTCGCCGTCTCAGCGCTGCTCCCTTCAGCTTTTGGCTGATCACTGCCATCAGCACCCCCAGTGCTGCCGCCGTTGCCCCCTGCACCGGAGGGTG contains the following coding sequences:
- a CDS encoding NAD(P)/FAD-dependent oxidoreductase — its product is MTNIVVVGCGVIGAAIAYELSRVPGLAVTVVDRHPPVQGATAAALGVLMAVISQKLKGAALRRRLLSLQRYETLIPELEADTGLRIPYNRQGILKRCESDRERVQWQHLIAARAAQGWQLELLEPEQVHAQYSQLDRSHWTAALYSPQDRQVDPVALTQALVASAQKRGVRFEFGVRVLGVEATPTKAATLKVEVGEAGCNTPTPLAADWLVLSAGLGSTQLAASLGRSLPLQPVLGQAMHLRLASAWPTPQPVITTDDVHLVPLSPQECWVGATVEFPQDEAVATPDPNALNGMLSRAIAFCPELASATILKTWSGLRPRPVGRPAPMIEPLPGYANILVATGHYRNGILLAPATALEIRDLITHRTP